From one Mytilus trossulus isolate FHL-02 chromosome 10, PNRI_Mtr1.1.1.hap1, whole genome shotgun sequence genomic stretch:
- the LOC134686524 gene encoding uncharacterized protein LOC134686524 — MLDNLKIVLFCAVLSVSITPTSGQCSEPLPPEHAYTLTVSQVSYTSGEIYEFLCIPGYKLDGSGNLTCSGTSWTPGLPSCISAEILKWWVYLVCVVVAIILVPCILPRIYACICKKKSKSDDRKPLTKDKGGYHGKGGEPPGVWRKNKPLTPVTDRGKHKLSSLQNNYAGYPHSKNTYY, encoded by the exons ATGTTGGATAATTTGAAAATAGTATTGTTTTGTGCTGTTCTTAGTGTCAGTATCACACCAACCTCTG GGCAATGTAGTGAACCCTTGCCACCTGAACATGCCTACACGTTAACAGTTTCACAAGTCTCGTACACGTCAGGCGAGATCTACGAGTTTCTATGCATACCTGGTTATAAGTTGGATGGGAGCGGTAACCTGACATGTTCTGGTACCAGTTGGACTCCGGGTCTACCATCCTGTATTTCAGCAG AGATATTGAAGTGGTGGGTCTATCTGGTTTGTGTCGTTGTTGCAATTATTCTGGTTCCCTGTATCCTACCAAGGATATATGCATGTATATG taaaaaaaagagcaaatctgatgaCCGTAAACCCCTTACAAAAGACAAAGGTGGTTACCATGGTAAAGGAGGTGAACCGCCAGGAGTATGGAGGAAGAATAAACCCTTAACACCAGTTACTGATAGAGGGAAACACAAGCTTAGCTCACTTCAAAATAATTACGCAGGTTATCCTCACTCAAAGAACACTTATTACTGA